A region of uncultured Anaeromusa sp. DNA encodes the following proteins:
- a CDS encoding HDOD domain-containing protein, with the protein MELFIARQPIFDIHKNVVAYELLFRNPGAVTATHTDDTAATRAVLSNAFLMMGIDSLTDGKKAFVNFDATTLLDQVPRLLPAAILIVEILETVEPTQEVINACTLLKKAGYTLALDDFEPTDAQIPLILLADIIKVDFRNQKSLQGRSFAEHLSPGRIRYLAEKVETEAEFRQALDGGYTLFQGYFFSRPAILSQKSIPVNHMHYLQLLNQLYTADFDVERFEQLIKRDLSLSLQFLKYINSAFFGFRVPVQSIRHAAALLGQQGLAKWISLVALRNLAQEQPPELLRTAVVRARFSELLVHYRPHPGIPQDHFFLVGLFSLLEAFLQKPLADVLEQLPLARSVKDALAGRSNPLRQVLDLVIAYEQGNWEQVLALGETLQLPHEAIVNAYFDALLWEKEFIAMSNV; encoded by the coding sequence ATGGAGCTTTTCATTGCCAGACAACCGATTTTTGACATTCACAAAAATGTTGTCGCCTACGAACTGCTTTTTCGCAACCCTGGAGCCGTAACAGCCACCCATACAGATGACACTGCGGCAACACGCGCCGTCCTATCCAATGCCTTTTTAATGATGGGCATTGACTCTCTGACCGACGGCAAGAAAGCCTTTGTCAACTTTGACGCCACCACGCTTCTTGACCAGGTCCCCAGACTATTGCCTGCGGCGATTCTCATCGTAGAAATTTTGGAAACAGTCGAACCGACACAAGAAGTCATCAATGCCTGCACCTTATTAAAAAAAGCTGGCTATACTTTAGCCTTAGACGACTTTGAGCCCACTGACGCACAAATTCCTCTTATTTTATTGGCCGATATCATTAAAGTCGATTTCCGCAACCAAAAAAGCTTGCAAGGACGCAGCTTCGCTGAACACCTCTCCCCTGGACGCATTCGCTATTTAGCGGAAAAAGTTGAGACAGAAGCTGAATTCCGACAAGCTTTAGACGGCGGATATACTTTATTCCAAGGCTACTTTTTTAGCCGTCCTGCCATTCTTTCCCAAAAAAGCATCCCTGTCAATCATATGCATTATTTGCAGCTCTTAAACCAGCTTTATACCGCCGATTTTGACGTGGAGCGGTTTGAGCAGCTCATCAAGCGGGACCTTTCCCTCTCGCTGCAGTTTCTTAAGTACATCAATTCCGCTTTTTTCGGGTTCCGCGTGCCGGTGCAATCCATCCGCCACGCCGCCGCCCTCTTAGGACAGCAAGGCTTGGCCAAATGGATTTCGCTTGTAGCCTTGCGCAACTTAGCGCAAGAGCAGCCGCCGGAACTTCTGCGCACAGCCGTAGTACGCGCCCGCTTCAGCGAGCTTTTAGTCCATTACCGCCCTCACCCGGGCATACCTCAGGATCACTTTTTTCTAGTAGGTCTATTTTCCCTGCTAGAAGCGTTTTTACAAAAGCCCTTAGCCGACGTCCTTGAACAACTACCGTTGGCTCGTTCGGTTAAAGATGCCTTGGCCGGTCGTTCCAACCCACTACGCCAAGTTCTCGATCTGGTCATCGCCTATGAACAAGGCAATTGGGAGCAAGTTCTCGCGCTAGGCGAAACCCTGCAATTACCGCATGAGGCCATTGTTAATGCGTATTTTGACGCCTTGCTTTGGGAAAAAGAATTTATCGCCATGTCGAACGTGTGA
- a CDS encoding LysR family transcriptional regulator codes for MEIRHLECFLEIVRLGSFSKAAKVLHISQPAASKMIHAMEQELGLPVLYRQNRNLTLTDIGQAVFERAQPIVALFHGLHAELEDVAQARKGRLRIGLPPIASSSVFPQVLGEFSRLYPDISVNLYEFGSKTIEKEVYDGMLDLGVICSPSDNPELSTLSFIKDPLQVIVAPGHPLSERTLLSFADLAQEQFIMYREDFSLHDAIANRCLQAGFEVRCAYETSQREFMTQLVASGLGIALLPQAICTTLSPQQFRVIPMTAPVYLELGAIWRRNRYLSFAARSWLDFAKEKLTPNNPA; via the coding sequence ATGGAAATTCGCCATTTAGAATGTTTTTTAGAAATTGTTCGTCTCGGCAGTTTTAGCAAAGCTGCTAAAGTACTGCATATCAGCCAGCCTGCAGCTAGTAAAATGATTCACGCCATGGAGCAGGAGCTGGGTCTGCCCGTTCTTTACCGTCAAAACCGCAATCTGACGCTAACCGATATCGGGCAAGCTGTTTTTGAACGCGCCCAACCGATTGTCGCCTTGTTTCACGGGTTGCATGCCGAGCTTGAGGATGTAGCGCAAGCCCGCAAAGGTCGCTTACGCATCGGCCTGCCGCCGATCGCCAGTTCCAGCGTCTTTCCTCAAGTCTTAGGCGAGTTCAGCCGCCTCTATCCGGACATTTCCGTCAATCTTTATGAGTTCGGCTCTAAAACCATCGAGAAAGAAGTCTATGATGGCATGCTGGATCTTGGAGTTATTTGCTCTCCTTCCGACAACCCCGAACTTTCCACGCTCTCTTTCATCAAGGATCCCCTGCAAGTTATCGTCGCTCCCGGTCATCCTTTGAGCGAGCGCACCTTGCTCTCCTTTGCCGACCTAGCGCAGGAGCAGTTTATTATGTACCGTGAAGATTTTAGTCTTCATGATGCTATTGCCAACCGTTGTCTCCAGGCAGGGTTCGAGGTTCGCTGCGCCTATGAAACCTCGCAGCGAGAATTCATGACCCAGTTGGTGGCTTCCGGCCTGGGCATTGCCTTATTGCCTCAAGCCATTTGCACCACGCTGTCTCCCCAGCAGTTTCGCGTCATCCCCATGACAGCCCCAGTGTATCTGGAATTAGGGGCCATTTGGCGGCGCAACCGCTACTTGTCCTTTGCCGCCCGCTCCTGGCTGGACTTCGCCAAAGAAAAACTCACTCCGAACAACCCTG